The Nocardia sp. NBC_01503 sequence CGAAGCCCCTATCTTACTCCAAGGTAAGTTCCGCGAGTGCGAATTGCCGGTGATTCGCCATCAGGCGTCAGCAGTGTGGAGCGGTGCCCTTGTACTTTGCCATCCGAAGTACCGAGGCATCCACCTGGCTTCCCGGTAGGCGGCCGGCTCGCACCGCCTGCACCAGGCGATCCAGCACCTGCGGCACCGCGTCGGTGGTGATCCACAGGGCATTGTCGGCCCCCGCGACCAGGGCGGCTTCCACCGCGTCCTCGATGCTCATACGCGCGGTGATGGCGGCCATACCCCCCAGATCATCGGTGAAGATCACACCGTCGAACGGCGCCGCGTCATAGCCCGTGCCATTGCGCAACAGGGCCATGGCCTCCTTGCTGATGCTGGCGGGTTTGCCCGGCTCGGTCAGCCCGGGCACATCCAGATGTCCGACCATAACCGCCGAACCGGAGTCGATCAGCTTGCGATACGGCACCAGATCCGAGGTCTGCAACTGATCCAGCGGCGGGGTCTTCACCGCACCGGTGTGCGAATCGCCCGAACCCGAACCGTGGCCCGGAAAATGCTTCATGACGGTGCCGAGACCGGCATCGTGCGCGGCGCGGATATAGGCATCGGCGTACTGCGTCACCACCTCCGGATCATCGGAGAAGGAGCGGTCGCCGATCACCGAATCATCGGGCTGGCTGCTCACATCCACATCCGGCGCGAAATCCACGGTGACGCCCAACGCCTTCAACTTCTTCGAACGATCCAGGCTGAAGGTGTAGAACTCGTCCGCGCTCATCTGGCCGACGGTCGCGCGCGCCGAGGGCGCGACCCCGATCAGGTCCTTCGCTCGCGAAACCCGGCCGCCCTCTTCGTCGATGGTGACCATGAGCGGGGTGCGCGAGGCGGACTGCACCTTGTCGATCTGATGCTGGGCGAGCATCGCCTTATCGGTCCAGCTGCCGACGAAGATGCCGCCGATCTGCTCGGTCTTCACCACATTCTCGGCATCGGCCTCCCCGGTCACGCCGACGGTGAGCAACTGCGCCAGCTTCTGCCGCAGGGTGAACTGCGACAGATATCCGGCCGCGCAATCCTGTTGCCCCGGAGTCGTTGTCGGCGGAACGGTACTGCTCGGAG is a genomic window containing:
- a CDS encoding glycoside hydrolase family 3 N-terminal domain-containing protein, whose protein sequence is MRLVPGIVLAMSAVVLTACSGSGGTNESAPSSTETTPSSTVPPTTTPGQQDCAAGYLSQFTLRQKLAQLLTVGVTGEADAENVVKTEQIGGIFVGSWTDKAMLAQHQIDKVQSASRTPLMVTIDEEGGRVSRAKDLIGVAPSARATVGQMSADEFYTFSLDRSKKLKALGVTVDFAPDVDVSSQPDDSVIGDRSFSDDPEVVTQYADAYIRAAHDAGLGTVMKHFPGHGSGSGDSHTGAVKTPPLDQLQTSDLVPYRKLIDSGSAVMVGHLDVPGLTEPGKPASISKEAMALLRNGTGYDAAPFDGVIFTDDLGGMAAITARMSIEDAVEAALVAGADNALWITTDAVPQVLDRLVQAVRAGRLPGSQVDASVLRMAKYKGTAPHC